A single window of Sporosarcina sp. Marseille-Q4943 DNA harbors:
- a CDS encoding RecT family recombinase, which translates to MEKVLSFTNEQKSLIWSRFVQPTNGTQEEANHFIEVCETFGLNPLLGDIVFQRYETKNGPVTSFITTRDGLLRVATTQDGYVGPPVANVVREGDKFEFIPSEGSVRHEFGQKRGQILGAYAVMHHKRFRPVAVFVDFQEYFQANSGELNNRYGNKNVWDKMPSAMIQKIAEVFVLRRQFPLGGLYTREEMSLEENDDGNDGNMDVPMNSSSVPKKQNESLADQLDAEATAQQSNDQNVEGIFILQSFEKGVSPQNVQFAKLNVMDKESKEVSLVLVKGKQEMIESLSQVPMGEELSMVIKKESGFNFLVEFTSYQKNENPAQSESVMQSGQKDIEQEPILQEKVTASEPVDAFILEKYEQGTTPAGISFAKMYVKNVASNAQTMVFSQGEEAVQQTKHLSVGEKFTMQTRTENGFTFFEKLGDADKGVA; encoded by the coding sequence ATGGAAAAAGTGTTGTCGTTTACAAATGAGCAGAAATCATTGATTTGGAGCAGGTTTGTTCAGCCCACGAATGGGACACAAGAAGAGGCGAACCATTTCATCGAAGTGTGTGAAACCTTTGGATTGAATCCTTTACTGGGTGATATCGTGTTCCAGCGCTATGAAACTAAAAACGGTCCCGTTACTAGCTTCATCACTACTAGGGATGGGCTTCTACGTGTCGCAACCACCCAAGATGGATATGTCGGGCCGCCGGTTGCCAATGTCGTTCGGGAAGGGGATAAATTCGAGTTCATCCCGTCTGAAGGCAGCGTGCGTCACGAGTTCGGTCAGAAGCGTGGTCAGATACTTGGCGCTTATGCAGTCATGCATCATAAGAGATTCAGACCAGTAGCCGTGTTTGTCGACTTCCAGGAATACTTCCAAGCGAACTCCGGGGAGTTGAATAATCGATACGGTAATAAAAATGTGTGGGATAAGATGCCTTCCGCAATGATCCAGAAGATTGCTGAGGTCTTCGTGCTTCGTCGTCAATTCCCGTTGGGTGGTTTATACACTCGTGAGGAAATGTCGCTTGAAGAGAATGATGATGGTAATGACGGGAACATGGATGTACCTATGAATTCTTCTTCAGTCCCTAAAAAGCAGAACGAGAGTCTAGCTGATCAACTGGATGCCGAGGCAACTGCTCAGCAGTCGAATGACCAAAATGTTGAGGGGATATTCATCCTGCAAAGTTTTGAAAAAGGAGTAAGTCCGCAAAATGTTCAATTCGCAAAATTGAATGTCATGGATAAAGAGAGCAAAGAAGTGAGTCTGGTTCTCGTCAAAGGGAAACAGGAAATGATCGAATCACTCAGCCAAGTACCGATGGGCGAAGAGTTGTCCATGGTCATCAAAAAAGAGAGTGGTTTCAATTTCCTTGTAGAGTTCACTTCTTACCAGAAGAACGAGAACCCTGCACAGTCTGAATCTGTAATGCAATCGGGTCAAAAAGATATTGAACAAGAACCCATTCTACAGGAAAAAGTAACAGCTTCTGAACCAGTTGATGCATTCATCTTGGAAAAGTATGAGCAAGGTACGACACCAGCCGGCATTTCCTTCGCAAAGATGTATGTGAAGAATGTCGCCAGCAATGCTCAAACGATGGTTTTTTCCCAAGGAGAAGAGGCTGTTCAACAAACGAAACATCTATCTGTTGGTGAGAAATTCACCATGCAGACCCGTACAGAAAACGGATTTACGTTCTTCGAGAAGTTGGGGGATGCAGATAAGGGGGTGGCTTAA
- a CDS encoding single-stranded DNA-binding protein, with protein MNNVSLVGRLTKDPEIKYTQSGVAVCNFTLAVNRPFKNANGENEADFIMIQVWRKAAENAANFLKKGSQAAVNGRISTRHYENDKGDRVYVTEVVADFVQFLDPKPQGQGNQQGQQNYQQPQGQGGFQQQPNPYAGNTNAHGQHANQYGSVGGSFQVKDEDLPF; from the coding sequence ATGAATAACGTGAGTTTGGTAGGTCGTCTGACAAAAGATCCGGAAATCAAATATACGCAGAGTGGTGTAGCAGTGTGTAATTTCACACTTGCAGTGAACCGTCCCTTTAAAAATGCCAATGGAGAAAACGAAGCGGATTTCATCATGATCCAGGTCTGGAGGAAAGCTGCTGAAAATGCAGCGAACTTTCTTAAGAAGGGAAGTCAAGCTGCAGTTAACGGTCGTATTAGTACTCGCCATTATGAAAACGACAAAGGAGATCGAGTGTATGTTACGGAAGTTGTTGCTGACTTCGTCCAATTCCTTGACCCGAAACCTCAAGGACAGGGAAATCAGCAGGGGCAGCAGAACTACCAGCAGCCACAAGGGCAGGGGGGCTTCCAACAGCAACCGAATCCATATGCTGGTAACACAAACGCTCATGGTCAACATGCCAATCAATATGGATCAGTCGGAGGTTCGTTTCAAGTAAAGGATGAGGATCTGCCGTTCTGA
- a CDS encoding DNA cytosine methyltransferase — translation MIFKKGELFNGPGGLSLAAKNASVIHPETGKEYRIEHLWSNDYDADACNTYRFNICGDPNDTSVHCGPVEELPIGDRSVLGDIDCFAFGFPCNDYSQVGEKQGLDGKFGPLYSYGVKVLKEYQPKFFVAENVGGLQSANEGQAFIQILTELEECGYKLTPHLYKFEEYGVPQSRHRIIIVGIRNDFSEKGIEFKIPAPTTLASTDYVTSYEAITNPPIPEDAPNNELTRHTAKVKEMLSYIPAGSNAWYPGIPEHLQLKVKGARLSSIYKRLDPTRPAYTVTGSGGGGTHMYHWEELRALTNRERARLQTFPDDFVFKGSKEAVRKQIGMAVPPKGAQIVFEAILKTFAGINYKHVQPVSNLQLENLRGKQKITLDKTYPLENEKQLVLTFR, via the coding sequence ATGATTTTTAAAAAAGGTGAGCTTTTTAACGGTCCAGGTGGTCTTAGTTTGGCTGCGAAAAATGCAAGTGTAATCCACCCGGAAACAGGAAAAGAATATCGAATCGAGCATTTATGGTCGAATGATTATGACGCCGATGCATGCAATACCTACCGCTTCAATATATGTGGGGATCCTAATGATACATCTGTACATTGTGGACCTGTAGAGGAATTACCAATTGGAGATAGGTCAGTTCTGGGCGACATAGATTGTTTTGCCTTTGGATTTCCTTGTAATGATTACAGTCAAGTTGGTGAAAAACAAGGACTAGATGGTAAATTCGGACCGTTATATTCATATGGAGTCAAGGTATTAAAAGAATATCAGCCTAAGTTCTTTGTAGCGGAGAATGTCGGGGGTCTTCAAAGCGCAAATGAGGGACAAGCATTTATTCAGATTCTAACTGAGCTTGAAGAATGCGGATATAAACTCACACCTCATCTTTATAAATTTGAAGAATACGGAGTACCACAGTCACGTCATCGGATTATAATAGTTGGTATCAGAAATGACTTTTCAGAGAAGGGAATTGAGTTTAAGATTCCAGCACCGACAACATTAGCTTCGACTGATTATGTGACGTCTTATGAAGCAATTACAAATCCACCAATTCCAGAAGATGCTCCGAATAACGAGTTAACTCGTCACACTGCAAAGGTGAAAGAGATGCTAAGCTATATCCCTGCAGGTAGTAATGCTTGGTATCCTGGTATTCCAGAGCACTTACAACTAAAAGTAAAAGGTGCAAGATTAAGTTCCATTTATAAACGACTAGATCCTACACGTCCGGCATATACGGTAACTGGAAGTGGTGGTGGTGGAACTCATATGTATCACTGGGAAGAACTTCGAGCATTAACTAATCGGGAACGTGCACGTTTACAAACGTTTCCAGATGATTTTGTTTTTAAAGGAAGTAAAGAAGCAGTACGGAAACAAATTGGTATGGCGGTGCCACCGAAAGGAGCACAGATTGTGTTTGAAGCCATACTTAAGACATTTGCTGGAATTAACTATAAACATGTTCAACCAGTATCAAATCTTCAACTTGAAAACCTCAGGGGTAAACAAAAAATCACTTTAGATAAGACATATCCTTTAGAAAATGAAAAACAGTTGGTACTAACCTTCCGATAA
- a CDS encoding serine/threonine-protein kinase, with protein MDEYKKDDLIDSRYIVKDEIGGGGFGKVLSVLDQQNGDVIALKYCTSHSEEDIRRFKREVRIMENIDHENVIKVLYSNVDYNPPYFTMPMALYPVTKIISNLQGDITKVIAVFESICKGINAIHNSGHTHRDIKPDNALVFDGSKIVVSDLGLAKFDERDTTILTRASIYMGTFDYMPPEQMIYGGTRDLDHRGDVFQLGKTLYQLLTGHRPTVLNPDAVPIGIWYVIQKATRQNPNERYHSVDQLLDALHDAVRTTDPKMNPKGMFEELLTVAEENLKINEYDSNNISRLIQLIYSTDDMEDYITLFHRLPNRILQIYASNMATELEPIMEKYKRAIDEKVGNYAFTFAENVAGKMEIIFKNTSSPDVKKNALLSILIAGNRLNRWAAMGDFDRLLQIIDDDTVAYAVADGLREEIYDYKRLYDRIPKKELHPAIQVVWEACEREQNSNI; from the coding sequence GTGGATGAGTATAAGAAGGATGATTTAATTGATAGCCGTTATATAGTAAAAGATGAAATTGGTGGAGGTGGTTTCGGTAAAGTTTTAAGTGTCTTAGATCAGCAAAATGGGGATGTAATTGCACTAAAATACTGTACATCCCATTCTGAAGAAGACATCCGACGGTTCAAACGGGAAGTACGTATTATGGAAAATATTGACCATGAAAATGTTATAAAAGTTTTATATTCGAATGTAGACTATAATCCACCATATTTTACAATGCCCATGGCTCTATATCCAGTGACAAAAATAATTTCAAACCTACAAGGCGACATTACAAAAGTGATCGCTGTATTTGAATCAATTTGTAAGGGGATTAATGCTATTCATAACAGCGGGCATACACACAGGGATATTAAACCTGATAATGCCTTGGTTTTTGATGGTTCCAAAATAGTTGTGTCCGATTTAGGACTAGCTAAATTCGATGAGCGAGACACTACAATATTAACACGAGCAAGTATTTATATGGGGACTTTTGATTACATGCCTCCGGAACAAATGATTTACGGCGGAACAAGAGATCTAGATCACAGAGGGGATGTATTTCAGCTTGGTAAAACACTCTATCAACTTTTAACTGGTCATAGACCTACTGTATTGAATCCTGATGCCGTGCCAATAGGGATATGGTACGTAATTCAAAAGGCAACTCGTCAAAACCCTAATGAAAGATATCACTCCGTTGACCAACTTTTGGATGCCTTACATGATGCGGTTAGAACAACTGATCCTAAAATGAACCCTAAAGGGATGTTTGAAGAATTGTTAACCGTTGCCGAGGAAAATTTAAAAATTAATGAGTATGATTCAAACAATATATCCAGACTAATTCAACTTATATATAGTACTGATGACATGGAGGATTATATTACATTATTTCATAGGCTTCCTAATAGGATTCTTCAAATATACGCATCGAATATGGCTACTGAATTAGAACCTATAATGGAAAAATATAAAAGAGCAATTGATGAAAAGGTGGGAAATTATGCATTTACATTTGCTGAGAATGTAGCTGGGAAAATGGAAATTATTTTTAAAAATACCTCTTCACCAGACGTAAAGAAAAATGCATTGTTAAGTATCCTTATCGCAGGGAATAGGCTTAATCGTTGGGCTGCAATGGGTGATTTTGATCGCTTGCTACAAATCATAGATGATGACACGGTTGCTTATGCAGTTGCAGATGGCCTAAGAGAGGAAATATATGATTATAAAAGGTTGTATGATCGAATTCCAAAGAAGGAATTACATCCAGCAATACAAGTGGTTTGGGAGGCTTGTGAACGCGAGCAAAACTCAAACATATAA
- a CDS encoding restriction endonuclease PLD domain-containing protein — protein sequence MYLVNSLESATISTPYNQGYRHLRVLSGYVSPLYLEHILHTYPELRIDVIVGMVSHDGLAIWQHRTFIDLVEQFSDRLNIFYQISRPGNHRKVYYWLQEEIFGLSSKVFVGSANFTMNGFGRQNEILVEATHDNIDDIFSDLDILDCQDPEISQQVNFYEATTTRIRTSFDSNTNNIIQHSEMEVLTTPTHNYTEYVDLSLLSNGVVPSRSGLNWGQREGRNPNQAYLSVPKSVHQNNPEFFPPLAESFLMITDDGEELICVMAQQNRKAIHTRENNSILGTYFRNRLGLEYGSFVSVDDLRRYGRDYVRIFKIDEETFYLDFSV from the coding sequence TTGTATTTAGTTAATAGTTTGGAGAGTGCAACAATATCAACCCCTTACAATCAAGGTTATCGACATTTAAGAGTTTTATCAGGTTATGTAAGTCCTCTATACCTAGAACACATCTTGCATACATATCCGGAATTAAGAATAGATGTAATCGTTGGGATGGTATCCCATGATGGCCTCGCCATTTGGCAACATAGAACATTTATTGACTTAGTTGAGCAATTTTCAGATCGCTTAAATATTTTTTATCAAATTAGTAGGCCCGGCAATCACCGTAAAGTATATTATTGGTTACAAGAAGAGATATTTGGTCTGAGTTCAAAGGTTTTTGTTGGGTCGGCAAACTTTACAATGAACGGATTTGGGCGCCAAAATGAAATATTAGTAGAAGCAACACACGATAATATTGATGATATTTTCTCAGATCTAGATATACTTGACTGCCAAGATCCTGAAATTAGCCAACAGGTAAACTTTTATGAAGCAACTACAACACGTATACGGACATCATTTGATTCAAATACAAATAATATAATTCAACATTCAGAGATGGAAGTACTAACTACACCTACACACAATTACACGGAATACGTGGATCTTTCACTTTTATCTAACGGCGTAGTTCCTTCACGTTCAGGATTAAACTGGGGACAACGCGAAGGTCGCAATCCTAATCAAGCTTACTTATCAGTGCCCAAAAGTGTCCATCAAAATAATCCGGAATTTTTCCCCCCTTTAGCAGAATCATTTTTAATGATAACTGATGATGGCGAGGAGTTAATTTGTGTAATGGCACAACAAAATCGAAAAGCAATACATACACGAGAAAATAATAGCATCTTAGGCACATATTTTCGTAACCGTTTGGGATTGGAATATGGATCTTTTGTTTCGGTAGATGACCTAAGAAGATATGGAAGAGATTATGTACGGATTTTCAAAATTGATGAAGAAACTTTCTATTTAGATTTCAGCGTATAA
- a CDS encoding YolD-like family protein yields the protein MKVEGDIKDRGRIKWTAMMLPEHLVDLRDWHAEDDLTARPELTEWDLAAIQEEIEIGYKRKCETLVKTWRDGRVIENQGIIEGVDIQNKAILLSDPFGDMRIQIEGIISVQSVN from the coding sequence ATGAAGGTTGAAGGAGATATAAAAGACCGTGGCCGAATTAAATGGACAGCGATGATGCTGCCAGAACACTTAGTTGATCTAAGGGACTGGCACGCTGAGGATGATTTGACGGCCCGACCGGAACTGACAGAATGGGATTTGGCAGCCATTCAAGAAGAAATCGAAATAGGATATAAACGAAAATGCGAAACGTTAGTAAAAACTTGGCGAGACGGTCGCGTCATCGAAAACCAGGGCATTATCGAGGGCGTTGATATACAAAACAAAGCCATCCTGTTATCAGACCCTTTTGGAGATATGCGGATTCAAATTGAGGGAATTATATCCGTTCAATCTGTAAATTAA
- a CDS encoding RNA polymerase sigma factor has translation MNGFDIEDLYREFHLDIYYFSLYFSSNKQDAEDITQETFLKAIRNSHMLRDRTRAKYWLLSIARHTAIDHLRKKKLKSTLPALLEKITNEKNEDSLDEHLLIKERWQEIQSALLTIKPHYRSLLILRGLQEMTIKESAEILNCTELKVRVDFYRAVKVLKKELHILEGVK, from the coding sequence ATGAATGGGTTTGATATAGAGGATTTATATAGAGAATTTCATTTAGATATTTACTATTTCTCTTTATACTTTTCCAGTAACAAACAGGATGCAGAAGATATTACACAAGAAACCTTTTTGAAAGCAATTCGAAATAGCCACATGCTGAGGGATCGCACTCGTGCGAAGTATTGGTTACTTTCTATAGCGCGTCACACGGCAATCGATCATTTGCGAAAAAAGAAGCTGAAATCTACATTACCAGCACTACTAGAAAAAATCACAAACGAAAAAAACGAGGATTCCTTGGATGAACATCTACTTATCAAGGAACGATGGCAGGAGATTCAAAGTGCATTACTTACTATAAAACCTCATTATCGGAGTTTGCTTATTTTACGGGGGCTTCAGGAAATGACAATTAAAGAGTCGGCTGAAATATTGAATTGTACAGAGTTAAAGGTGCGAGTAGACTTTTATCGTGCTGTAAAGGTATTGAAAAAGGAACTACATATATTGGAAGGAGTGAAGTAA
- a CDS encoding recombinase family protein translates to MESRKFGYVRVSAKDQNETRQIDSMRELGIDDRDIFIDKQSGKNFDRVNYQLMKRMMRKGDTLYIHSLDRFGRNKEYILNEWKELTKEIGADIVVLDMPLLDTTKHKDSIGTFISDLILQVLSWIAEDERERIRKRQREGIDSALAKGVKFGRPSIEITEEFIQAYEKWKAGEITAVKAMEEADMKKTSFYKMVKEHEVFGNI, encoded by the coding sequence TTGGAATCTAGAAAATTCGGTTATGTTAGGGTAAGTGCAAAAGATCAAAACGAAACTCGTCAAATTGATTCGATGAGAGAATTAGGTATTGATGATCGGGATATTTTTATAGATAAACAGTCGGGGAAAAACTTTGATCGTGTAAATTATCAATTGATGAAGAGAATGATGAGGAAAGGTGATACTCTTTATATTCATTCACTGGATCGATTTGGCAGGAATAAGGAATACATTTTAAATGAGTGGAAAGAGCTGACTAAGGAAATCGGTGCTGATATCGTAGTGTTAGATATGCCCTTGTTAGATACGACAAAGCATAAGGACAGTATCGGAACATTTATTTCCGATCTTATTCTTCAGGTTCTATCTTGGATTGCTGAGGATGAAAGGGAACGCATCCGAAAACGGCAGCGTGAAGGAATTGATTCAGCGCTTGCAAAGGGAGTAAAATTCGGGAGACCATCAATTGAGATAACAGAAGAATTCATTCAGGCCTATGAGAAGTGGAAGGCCGGGGAAATTACAGCAGTTAAAGCAATGGAGGAAGCAGATATGAAGAAAACGTCATTCTATAAAATGGTAAAGGAGCATGAAGTGTTTGGTAATATATAA
- a CDS encoding PD-(D/E)XK nuclease family protein encodes MIFSFSRLSLYETCPYRFYKKYIQEYEEPITYPLALGKGVHKAIEDKINGVSHSEAILNGMIETDFHPEVTLEELSDLVSRAPIQKNMGATEIHFKLPLSEEESAPMIQGYIDVVSEEGSKIVDWKTNRSRYDILDNHQVGLYAWAIGQIKNQSLVEGNLYFLRFRTASKYVFKQADMERSRQWALGVANEINSKCEILDMLPERAENLFHSTPSSNCRHCPFVLECFRKFSGIKIYLEVGN; translated from the coding sequence ATGATATTCTCTTTCTCACGATTGAGCTTGTACGAAACTTGTCCGTACCGGTTTTATAAGAAATACATTCAAGAATATGAAGAGCCGATAACTTATCCCTTAGCGTTGGGTAAGGGGGTTCATAAAGCAATTGAAGATAAAATCAATGGGGTTAGTCATTCAGAAGCAATATTAAATGGAATGATTGAAACAGATTTTCATCCAGAAGTTACATTGGAGGAGTTGTCCGATTTAGTCAGCCGTGCTCCAATTCAAAAAAACATGGGTGCAACTGAGATACATTTCAAACTTCCGTTATCTGAAGAGGAGTCGGCCCCAATGATTCAGGGATATATTGATGTGGTATCTGAAGAGGGTAGTAAAATAGTGGACTGGAAAACAAACAGGAGTAGATACGACATTCTGGATAATCACCAAGTCGGTCTCTATGCCTGGGCTATCGGTCAAATAAAGAATCAATCATTAGTTGAAGGTAATTTGTACTTCCTCCGGTTTAGAACAGCAAGCAAATATGTTTTCAAGCAAGCTGACATGGAAAGGTCTCGTCAATGGGCTTTAGGTGTGGCAAACGAAATCAATTCTAAATGTGAAATTCTAGATATGCTGCCTGAAAGAGCGGAGAATTTATTTCATTCCACACCTTCAAGTAATTGCCGTCATTGCCCGTTTGTTCTTGAGTGTTTTCGTAAGTTTAGCGGAATAAAAATATACCTAGAAGTAGGTAACTGA
- the radC gene encoding DNA repair protein RadC has product MTTQKYITSAREAVSTYNAVGSESVIELQDILAVLIGPSAKPEFTGRLAARGIRELVDMTVTELKEEGMTHNEALRVHSGMLIARKMRSAGKADTRYVIRSPEDAAAYMMAEMTNLTQEHFVVIFLNVKNEVLHKKTIFIGSLNSSIVHPREVYKEAVKHSAASIICFHNHPSGRPDPSPEDIQVTKRLAEAGSVVGVELIDHVVIGDHQFISLKEKGYF; this is encoded by the coding sequence ATGACAACGCAAAAATATATTACTTCTGCTCGCGAAGCAGTATCTACTTACAATGCAGTGGGTTCTGAAAGTGTTATCGAATTGCAGGACATTTTAGCAGTCTTGATAGGTCCATCCGCAAAACCTGAATTCACTGGGCGACTGGCTGCACGGGGTATTCGTGAGTTGGTGGATATGACAGTAACCGAATTAAAAGAGGAAGGCATGACGCACAATGAAGCTCTTAGGGTTCATTCTGGCATGCTGATTGCACGCAAGATGCGTTCGGCTGGAAAAGCAGATACGCGATACGTTATCCGTTCACCAGAAGATGCAGCAGCCTATATGATGGCCGAGATGACGAATCTGACACAAGAACATTTCGTAGTTATATTTTTGAATGTGAAGAATGAAGTACTTCATAAGAAGACCATTTTTATTGGTTCACTAAATTCATCGATAGTACATCCTAGGGAGGTGTACAAGGAAGCAGTGAAACATAGTGCTGCCTCAATAATTTGTTTCCATAACCATCCCAGTGGGAGGCCGGATCCTTCACCTGAAGACATTCAGGTTACGAAGAGATTGGCTGAGGCTGGGAGCGTGGTGGGAGTAGAGTTGATTGATCATGTTGTTATTGGTGACCATCAATTTATTAGTCTTAAGGAGAAAGGATATTTTTAA
- a CDS encoding DUF5780 domain-containing protein, with protein MRCNSCGAENQKDSVYCNKCGTNLSQSIGKEKDSSNTYIAKRNTMRSKKVIFGSTISLIIMVSILLFFYINNPVNAFKSEINSNNDKAALDIYEKKINGKVDNETKAKSFLIEEAKQVKESFKNQQIDYGDAKEKLDTIKNTRLVSSDVNKINAYIKQLHDSRIAFEKAREYQKEKNYSSAIREYQKVIKEDDNYSAANGEIKDIKEKYKKEVLSEVEENINSKDYDSAVTLLKEASLVISDDKDIISKLAIYKEKLDEQKAIQKREEIEKAKAEQIVVVESSKIFVQSTEYKALYPDMIQVIVKNKSDKTIKSMSIGSVGYDKNGYPVKIKTQYSFSDGNYEFVGNGEDVNIVAGGTYGQDVGWSLDDRHGISKTISCVKSVSFYDGTTWENPYYSYWIEEYKGKPLN; from the coding sequence ATGAGATGTAATAGCTGTGGTGCTGAAAATCAAAAAGATAGCGTTTATTGTAACAAATGTGGCACTAATTTGTCGCAGAGTATCGGAAAAGAAAAGGATTCTAGTAATACATATATAGCAAAGCGTAATACTATGAGAAGCAAAAAAGTTATTTTTGGATCTACAATATCATTGATAATTATGGTGTCTATCCTGTTATTCTTCTATATAAATAATCCGGTAAATGCCTTTAAATCTGAAATAAATAGTAATAATGATAAAGCTGCTTTAGATATATATGAGAAGAAGATTAATGGAAAGGTTGATAATGAAACTAAAGCGAAATCATTTCTAATAGAAGAGGCGAAGCAAGTTAAAGAGTCATTTAAAAATCAACAAATAGATTACGGGGATGCGAAAGAAAAATTAGATACTATTAAAAATACAAGATTAGTTTCTTCGGATGTAAATAAAATTAATGCTTATATTAAACAATTACATGACTCACGAATTGCCTTCGAAAAAGCAAGGGAATATCAGAAAGAGAAGAATTATAGCAGTGCTATTAGAGAATATCAAAAAGTAATTAAAGAAGATGATAATTACAGTGCGGCCAATGGTGAAATAAAAGACATAAAAGAGAAATACAAGAAAGAGGTATTAAGCGAGGTTGAAGAAAACATAAATTCGAAGGACTATGATTCAGCTGTTACATTACTTAAAGAGGCATCTCTAGTAATATCAGATGATAAGGATATCATTTCTAAATTAGCGATCTATAAGGAAAAATTAGATGAACAAAAAGCTATACAAAAGAGGGAAGAGATTGAAAAGGCAAAAGCAGAACAAATAGTGGTCGTAGAAAGTTCTAAGATTTTTGTGCAATCTACGGAATATAAAGCACTCTATCCTGATATGATTCAGGTGATTGTAAAGAATAAATCCGATAAAACAATAAAAAGTATGTCAATTGGATCGGTAGGCTATGACAAAAATGGCTATCCGGTAAAAATCAAAACACAGTATTCTTTTTCTGACGGGAATTATGAATTTGTTGGTAATGGTGAAGATGTGAATATAGTTGCGGGAGGAACGTATGGACAAGACGTTGGATGGAGTCTTGATGATCGACACGGCATTTCAAAAACTATATCTTGCGTAAAAAGTGTTTCCTTTTACGACGGTACAACATGGGAAAATCCTTATTATAGCTATTGGATTGAAGAGTATAAGGGGAAACCATTAAATTAG